Genomic DNA from Verrucomicrobiota bacterium:
TGAGGTCGTACAACTCTGGCGGGTCGTTGTGATAATGAATATATTTATACCGGCCATCGCAGATCATAAAGATGCCATGATGAAAATGCAGGGCATGATACTCGCTAAAAACATATCTTTGTTCCGGAGACTCAGCCAACAAATCAGGCAAAGCTTTTCCGGGTCGACCGTCTTCGGGATCTCGCTCAATCCCGAAGTTTTTAACGAAGGTCGGATACAGGTCCACGAGGGAGACAGGAATATTGGAAACCTGGCCTTTCGGATAGTCAGGACCCGCGGCAAGGAACGGAATCCCGGCCGACTCTTCGTACATGGTGAATTTCCCAAACAGGCCACGCGACCCTCTGCTTTCGCCATGATCCGTGGAATAAACAATATTGGTGCTATCCTCCAATCCCAGCTCGGATATCGCGTTCAGCACTTTTCCAATATTTTCATCCAGATTGGAAATACTGGCTGTATAGGCGCGATTCATATTCATGATTTGCTCCTCAGTGAACGGCTCTTCTTGACCATGCAAATGTCGCAGAACTTTCAATGCGGGATGACCGTTCCAATCTTCCTGCTTCATCTGTGGCGGACGAGGCAGCTCTTTATCGGCGTAATAATCAAACCATTTGGGCGGAGCGATGTAAGGGGGATGTGGACAAACAAACGAAACCCAAAGAACCCAAGGTTTTCCATTTTGTGCGGCAACCCGACTCTTCAACCAATCTATCGCTTGCGTGGCGATCCGGGCATCATACTCCAGGTAAGTGGATGTTCCCGATCCGGCACCTTTAATTTCATTTCGCTTATCTCGAACTTCCGCTCGTTCATCGCGAATACATCCATGCAAATCACCGCCTTCATAAACATACAAGGTATCGATCTCTTCGGTAAACCCATTGTCATCTTCGGCGCAGCGGAAATGCAGCTTCCCGATAACGGTTACATCAACATCGTTCTTTCGTAAAACATGGTGCCAGCTTTCGTTTTCCCCGTGATACGGATGTGCATTGTCCCAGTTTCCAATTTGGTGCACAAAGCGACCCGTGGCCAAACTCGCCCGCTCAGGAACACAAATCGGACAATTCGTATACGCTCTATCAAAGGCGGTTCCTCGGGCGGCCAGGGCATCCAGATTAGGCGTTTGAAACACGGGGTTTTTCCTGCCAACAAAGTCCTTGTTATGCTGGTCGGAGAATATGAATAGAAAATTATTGGGTCGATCGCTCATTAAAGTGGTTTTATTAAAAAACAGGTCGGGGTTGTTGAAGAACTAAACTTGCTTATGGAGAACAGAAATAACAACCAGAACCTGACATTTACTCAAAGGATAAATACGATCTCACCGTCTCCCAGTATGAAGGGTACTCGATAATTGAATTATGGGCAGCTTCCTTAATAAGAACCCACTCAACTTCACCCTGCCAATTGTCAGCCAGTTTTCGGGAATGATGTTGCGGAATTATGGTATCGTTTTCTGCTATAAGAAAAAGTGCTGGTTTTGAAACATCCTTTGCAGCCTTCAAAGAATCGAAGCGATCCTTGATCAACAAAGCTATGGGTGCCCACGGATAGATCCCCTGCCCTACGGCTGCAATGCTATCGTAGGGAGTGATTAAAATTAAACGATCCACATTTCGCTGACCGGCGACCTGAACGGCCACTCCGCTCCCAAGGCTTCGCCCTATCAAAACAATCGAATCGAAACGATCTTCAACACTGTCAAAAATTGCCAGGGCATCCTCGACGATACTCTTCTCAGTCGGCGCACCGTCGCTATCACCATATCCCCTATAATTCATCAGCAAGGTCGCAACAGATGGAAGCATTTTGAATTGCCCAATATTTTGAGACGCTTCATCCGCATTGCCTCCGTAGTATATGAGGAGTTTTTTGTTGTGCGGATTAATCAGCCAACCGCGAAGAACATTTCCATCACGGTTCAGTTCGTACTCAAACGCGGTGTTCTCCTTTACGTGGTCCCAATCACGATCCAGACCTTGCGGAAAATAAAGAATCTTTCGTTGGTTCACATACAAATACGCCACCATCACACAAAAGGCGGCCGCCACAATTCCAACTATGACTAAAAAAACTTTCACTTCGAAATACAGTTTTTTGAAATTTCTCTTCCAGACACCTGAACACTGACACAGCTCATCTCACTGAAACTTCCTACAACCATCTTCGAGTCAGACTATACGATTGAGCGGTCGGCCCATACTTCGGCGCAGTTGCCATATGCAAAGCCAGGGGGACCACATCCTCGGGAAGCTTCTGATATTCGTGGGCACCCCCAAGAGAATCCAACAACTTGCGCTCTGGCTCTTGGCCTTCGGCCAGTTTCGTGTGAACGATACCCGGGATAAGTTCGTTCACGGTTATGTTAAAGGTGATAAGTTCTTCAGCAAGCATGCGGGTAAAATGCCAGAGTCCGGCTTTGGCAGCGCAGTAGGCGGCGATTCGATTGTGCCCCTTATGTCCGGTTCCTGACCCCATGATAATAATCTTGCCTTCCCCTCGAACCTTTAGATGAGGAATGACCGCTTGGGCCGTGTAAAAAGCACTGTTTAAATTCACTTCAATGGTGTCTCTCCATATTTGTGGATCAGCCTCCATAATTGAATTACTCTCAAGACATCCCCCTGCATTCATGAAAACCAGGTCCAAACCGCCAAAGGTTTCAGCTGTTAGATCCACCATGCGCTTAACCGCGGCAGGATCGGTAATGTCGCAGACAATCGAAATCGCCTCTCCGCCGGCCTGGTTAATTTCAAAGGCGACAGCATCTATCTGAGCTGCTGTTCTAGCCGTTACACAAACCCGGGCACCTGCTGCCGCATAACCCTTAACAATCGCACGACCAATGCCTTTTCCTGATCCCGTTACTATGGCGACTTTTCCTTCAAGCGGTTTATCAGTCATAACTATTCGAAATATCCATTTTTATCTTAGCGGCAACGATACATTTAAACATGGTTTTTGGCGAGATTCAGATGTTGATCTTGATGACCGAGAGGCGAAGGAATGCACATCGGTGCATGACTGAGGCGGGAGCGAAGGATAAGTCGGCATGTGGACCCGAGGATGAGAGCAGGCGTCTGGCCGAAAAATTAACTCTGTAAAATGAATCCAAACATTGTAGTTCATTATTTGAAACCTCTTGTTCTCATCCGGCCAAAATCCTTGTTTACCGTTGTAACTGAGCACCGAGCTGCTGTTGGTAAATGAGAAAGTCCGTGTTGGAAGGCTCTAATTCGATGGCTCGGCTAATGCAGCCCATCGCTTTTTGAGGTTCCTGCATATAGGCATAGATCATGGCGAGGTTATACCACCAGCGGGCCTGGTTCGGATCGAGACCCACAGCCTGAACGAACGCCTTTTCCGCACCTGAGTAATCACCACTTTCCGCCAGGAGTAACCCCTCGGAGTAGGCGAGCAAAGCGATCTCAGGACCAATCTTCCGGGCTTCAGCTAAAATACTCAGTGCTCCCCTGATGTCACCTGCACGGGAAAGCAGGATAGCAGCGTCGTAGTACAAATAAGGATTTTCCTTATCGAAGGAAACAGCCTGCAGGGTAAGTTTTTTGGCCAGAGGAAAATCTCCCTGGACCAACGCAAGTTCTGCTCGACGTAGCGACCCACCCGGACGGTCCGCATTCATTTCTGCGTAGGCTTCCCATTCCTGAAATGCCGGAACAGTTGGATCGAATTGAGACATCAAAGCCTCGGCAGCCCGATTTCTGACAAGGAGTGCCTCATCCTTAAGCGCGGCCTGCAAAGTCTCCAATTGCTCCTGACGCTGGGACAACACAGTTAACGATGCTTCTCTCAACATCGGAGACTCGTGTTTAAAATTTTCCTGAGCCAATTCAACCACCGATTCATCTTGCGCATTTTGAGCAAGCAGACGCATCCAGGTAGTTTTCCAGTATACATTTTCTTCAGCGGCCAAAATCGACTTCACTGCAGCCAGACTATCTGGCAAACCTTGATGAGCTTCCGTGAGAGTTTTTGCCCGGTTCTGAACGTGGCTACGCCTTGTAGAATCACCATACCAATTGTTTACATGCTCCAACGCCCACTCGGTTGTCTGATCTGAGTGACAGGTACTACAGGTGTTGGGCACACCAAAATCGATCGTGAGCTGAGGATCCGGACTGGAAAACCCGTGATCTCTTCTCGAATCTCTACCCATATAAACCCGCTCCGGCATATGACACTCAATGCAGCTGTTTCCCGCGCTCCCTTCCTTGTGGTGAGAATGAGCAATCGGATCGATTAATATGGACTCATTCGCCCCGGTAGCGTGACAACGCATACACAAGGCATTGTTTTGAACCGGCAAAATCGGCTCGCCCGAATGAGCATTATGGCAATCCATGCAGGTGATTCCTTTATGCCCCATCCGACTCATCATAAAAGACGCGTAGACATAATCTTCCTCCAACGCTTGGCCATCGGGGAAGTATGCTCCAGGCGCATCCGGCAATGTAAGACGATAATGATTAAAGAAACGTTCGCCCGCATGAAATCCATTCGCGGTCAATTCCTCTCGGCGCGCATGGCAGGTAGCACAATTTTCCATGCTTATCTGTAAATTAGCCGGTGTTGCAGGTGTCACATAGTTTCCCGATCGGGCGGCTTTAACATGCTCTTCCATTCCGGAATGACATTGAACGCAACTCACGGTTTGCATCAGCCAAGTACTCTTGTACTCGTTTTTATGCATATCGTAATTTTTCTCAAAATCGGTCATGTGACAATAGGCACAATTCGTATTCCAATTCATACCCTGCTGTGACCAGTGCCCCCACTCTGTCGGTCGACGATCCTCATCTCCGAATACATTAAACCATTCCTTCTTGCTCGGATCCCAAGTCAGGGCCTGGGTCTGCAAACGTCCTTTCGAAGTCGGAACAAGGTATTGCCGAATCGGTGTTTCACCAATGACACCGATTACCGGAGAGTCGTGCCCTTCAGGCATAGTCGATGGCGCATTTTTCTGAGCAATGGTGAACACATCGCCTTCGGCGGTTAAATCGTACTCGAACCCAGCTTCATCCTTAACCGGCGAAACCGAAAACGCGGCTGCATCGATTTCCGGGTCAATCAAGCGATTCGCGATGGCATGGTGACTTTTCAACCAATCATCATGCGTTGCCGTATGACACTCAGCACACACCTTCGGACTCGCCCACGCTAAATCATTGGGCCTGAACGATTCCGGGAAAAGTTCAGCCAACTCGGAATCCGTCTTTAAAATCAATGGCTCCTCCACCTTCTTTGAAGAACAACCGACCTGCATCAATAGGCAGCAGCCACCGGCAAAAAATAAACCAACTCTAAGAAAATAAGAAACTAGTAGCATAAGCAGACAGGACGGACCTCCATCCCCAAACCAGCACTCCAACAAACTCCCCCATCCCTGAAAAGGAAAATAGCTGCTAAGAATTCTGCACAAAGCGAAACCGTACGAAGCAACGGCCGTCGATTAGATTCAAACTGGCGGTCCGGTAGCCTTCAACGTCGGGATCCGTCATTACCACGCCGTCTGAAGTCCAATTGACGAGGTCTTTGCTGATTTCGACGAAGTAAGTGACGTCTTCACGTCCGCCGAAGAAAACATAAGCCGCCTGATCGCTTATCACAATCGGTTCCGGGGAACGGTACTGACCCAAAGGTAGATCCAGCGCGTAGTAAGCCAACAACGGCAGTCCTGTATTCAGTGGGTCGTTAACGAGTTCGGATTCATGGTGTAGATTTTGGTCAATTAACCAAAAAGTTGCAGCGGATGGTTGTTGAATACTTTGGGTCGGCAACCCTCCCCAATTGGGCTCCGTAAAACCTGTCTTTCCTTCAAAATAATATATCTTAGCCGATGGACTTACCTGATTAAATGCTTGGCTTCCCAACTGAGGAGCGTCACCAAAAAAGTAAATACGTTCCAAGCCCGGGCAATTTTCAAAAACATGTTCACCGATAGAAGACACATTAGGGGGTATCTTAAATCCAGTCAGACTAAAACAGTTCCAAAACGCGCGAATATCTATGGATTCCAATTTGTCAGGAAGATCTATGGCAGACAAGTTTCCACAATTAAAGAATGCCCAACCACCAAGGCTCGTTACCCCCTCCGGAATTATCATTTTTGTGAGGTTAGTGCATCTTGCGAAAGTGTATAATCCTATCGATGTCAGGCTGCCGGATAAAGAGACGCGTTCCAAATTGTAACAACCATTGAAAACGTAGCCACCCAATTCCTTCACCGAATCGGGAATTGAAATTGAAGTAAAGTTGACACAATTTTCAAAAGCCGCAGCTCCTATGGAAGTGATTTGTTCCGGGACCTCAAAGGCAGTAAATCCAGAGCAGCCCTCAAAAGTAGAGGCAAGAATGGATGTTATCCGGCTAGGAATCTCCAAGGTTTGTAGACTTTCACATCCTTTAAAAGCTCCTTCGCCCAAGTATGATAAATGGTCTGGTAATTCAATGAATTCCAACGCTGAACATCCCGAAAAAGCAGAGGCTTCAATTCTAGAGATGTTTGGGTGTAACTCAATTCTGCGATTCCGATGCATCCCCCAAAAGTGCTTGCACGTATCACCGTTACGCCTTGGGGAATGTTTATCGATTGAAGCGAATGGCAACCCAAAAAAGCGGCTTTCCCTATCTCAGTAACAGTCGCTGGAATATCGAGGGCTAGTAAATTTCGGCAACCTTTAAACGTCTCTTCCTGGATTGTTTTGAGAATCCCTGGTAACGATACAGTGGCCAATTCCTGGCACTCCATAAACACCTGTCGACCAAGATAGTCCAGGCGGTCAGGTAAATCCACTTGTTCGAGATTCAAGCAAAAGCTAAAGGCACCATCTCCAATGAAATTAACGAGGTTCGGAACTACCACACTCGTAAGTTCCCTGCACTCACGAAACGCCTCCCGACCGATACGTTCGACTGATTCAGGGATAGTAATTGCGCTTAGTTTCCAGCAGTTGTAAAAGACTTCATCTCCCAGATTTTTTATTCCTTCCGGGATCGATAGGTTCATTAATTCGAAACAGTCCCGAAAAATACCTTCTCCGAGAATGGTCAATGTATCTGGAAGGCTTATAGACGTGAGTTTAGAGCATCCAGAAAATGCGTAATCCTCGATCTCACTTAGGCCGAGAGGAAATTGAACTGTTGTTAATTGGGAAAACCTGAATGCCGCTTGTCTAATGCGAGTGACAGTTTCGGGAATCTGATAGTCTTCAGGTAGTTTTCCTGGAGGATACTGAATGAGTTATGTCTCGCTCTTGGAGAAGATAAACGACTGTTTCGGAAAGCACCTTCACCAATGGTAATTACGCTATCCGGAATGGTGAGTAAGGTTAAACGACAATTATCGAAGGCAAAATCTCCGATAGCGGAAACCGGATAACCGTTGATGCTTTCGGGGATAACAATCGGTCCGGATATTTCTTCGTTAAAATCCAGAATCGTAACATTTCCAGCAACCAAACTGTAGGTAAATTCTCCATATTGCTCAGCTCTGACTCCTGACGGACTATATAGAATCAATGCTAGAATTATTATTACCGGAAAAGTCCGAATACTAATTTGCATGGTAGAAAAAAGGGAAAATACAGCTGACTATTTTATCGCGAAAATATTTGAGATTTTTAGCTCAGCAAGATTAAACGGCGTAGGTTGCCTGTACATATGCTATGTTCATTATTCCTGCACAAATCGATACCGAACAATTCAGCTCAGGGCGCGCTGATTTACTGCGGGGTGTTTTTAACTATTATCCCATTAATAACCACTCCGGTGCAATGGGTGGTGTACTCAAATGGATCGCCATCAAACAAGGCGAGATCCGCGTCCTTGCCCACGGAGATGGAGCCAACACGATCGTCAATCTCGAGGATCTCTGCAGCGCTGATCGTAATGGAGCTTAAGGCAGCTTCAAACGGTAGTCCGTAGGAGGAAGCCATGGCTGCTTCGAATAATACAACCCGCGTTTTTGGAACGTAGGATTCGAAACCACTTTGCAAGGCGAAGGGTATACCTTCGCGATCGAGAATGGCAGCCATTTCCATGGTCATGTTTTCGGAGTCACCTCCTGCCCGCATCATCGTAGGATGAACGATTACCGGAACGCCTGCCTCTTTAATATCGTCAATAATGAGGTGCGCTTCGCTGGCACCGTCCAGAATCAATCGAAATCCAAATTCCCTGGCCAGGCGCAGTGCGGCGCCAATGTCCTGATGTCTATGCGCCGTAATCAGCAGAGGGATATTTCCCTGAAGGACTTCGCCCAGTGCTTCCAATCGAAGATCACGCGCGGGTTCCTTGCCTTCTTCAGCCGAGTCCAGTTTCTTGAGATATTCTCCCGTCTTGATAAGCTCGGCCCGAAGCAAGGCGATGGTCTTTGCACGAGTCCCAGGAGACTTTTTTTCATCCCGGTTGATACCGTCTTCTCCCAGAGATCCGGTGATCATGGCAAACGGTTTGATGACGTTACCGCTGATATTCTGTTGCACCGTTTTGAGTATCATCGTTTGACCGGAGATCAACGATCCTGGTCCATGCCCGGTATGAACGGTGGTAACACCGAGGTTTCGTATCCAGTCAACAAGTTCGTCGCGACCATTGTAGGCGTCGATTGCACGAAGCTCCGGTTGAATGGGCGAAGACTTCTCCACCTGTTCCTGATCGTGAGCCTGGTTAAGCATTCCTGAAAGTCCGACAGTTGTATGGGCATCAATCAAACCCGGGGTTACAACGACGGCCTCAATGGTTGGCCAACCATTCGGGATATTGACATCTGCAGCAGAACCGACCTCGAGAAACTTACCTTCGTCGATCAAGATTACACCATTGGAAATGGCCTCTCCATCCATCGTGTAAATGGTTTCTGCCTTTACGGCCAATTCTGCGGAGAGAACACTGTTTCCTAACAATGCCCCAATTGAAAATATCCTTAAAAATGTAATTCGATTCATCGACTAATCCTCCAAATGTTCATAGCAACATAGTTGCAGGGTTCTAGGTGTGCCGGCTCCGTAACCGCCGTTGGCCCAAAGCCGGTCCTGCGGCTCATCCAGGTCAAAAACCTTTTTTCCTTCAACCCAGGTTTCTTCGATCCGGGTGTAAACACTAAGCGGATCCCCAGAGAGAATGATAAAGTCCGCATCCTTTCCAACGGTGAGTGATCCCGTTCGATCTCCCATATCGAGCATGACCGCACCAGCCATAGTCATTCCATACAGCGCTCCCTCTCGTGACATTCCCGCCCGGACGGCAAAAGCGGCAGATCGCAAAAACCACCGAGAATCGGTAACACCATCGTCGGTGTGAAAACCGGTGAGCACGCCTCGCTTTTCCAGCTCCGCTCCATTTCTCCAATCGATATCCCGCGCTTCCAACTTTCCTCCAGGACTATCCAGATAGATGATCGAACAAGGCACATTGGCCGCAGCGATTTCATCAGCAACTTTCCAGGCTTCACTGACATGTTGTAAAACAAGTCGAAAACCAAACTCCTCTTTCAAACGCAGGACGGTAATAATATCGTCGTGCCGATGAGTGTGGTGATGAACGACCCGTTTCCCTTCAAGCACTTCGACCAATGCATCCAAACCCAGATCGCGATCGGGAGGATCCTTTTCAGGGTCATCCGCCGCAGCCTTCAGCTTGGCTTGATACTCCTGCGCCTTGATATATTGTTCGCGCACCAAAGCGGCGGATTTGGATCTTGTTCCCGGGAAAGGTGGATCGCGCCGTGAATTGGTGCCATTCGCCATCTTTATCCCTCCGGCGATTGAACCATCCTCGTTATAGATGAATAAATCTTCGACTTTGTTTCCGTCCCGTAATTTCAAATAAACCGTCTGCCCACTTAATAAGTGGCCTGAACCGGGCATGATATTCACCGTCGTAATCCCGCCGGCTCTCGCTTTCTCGATTCTGGAGTCGCGCACATTTATAGAATCGTAAACACGAACTTCCGGTTGAATAGGAGCTGACGCATCGCCGCCACTCCCCTGCCCGATGTGACTGTGAGTGCAGATCAAGCCCGGCATTATGACTTTACCAGTAACATTGTGAACCACTGCCCCATCCGGTATATCGACCTCTCCAGCAGTACCAATCGCAACAATTTTGCCATCTTGAACAAGCAAGACTCCAACGGCAATCGGTTTACCCTCGATGGGTATCAACTTCGCGCCCACATAGGCTTGAATGGATTCCGCTGCGTTGAGACAGGATACCCAGATACCTAGGAGAAACATAAGGGCGAGGGGTCTGAGAAAGAGGAAGGAGAAATAATTATGCATACTGATCAACCAGCGTGCAATGCGTGTTTATTACAGGCAACTTTTTTCATTCAGTTCATTCAACCCCTTATTCACGATTAGAATCAAATTAATCCGCCTCGATAATTCTATCAGTCAGCTGGTAACAGAACATTGACCTCCAACCAAAGTTGACCTAATCGATTCGCACTTTTCAAAATGCACAAGAGAATCCTGATACTAGCCATCTGGCAAGTTGCCACAACTATGGCTATACACGCCGATTGGAGGAATGATTATGAAGTGGCCAAAGGGTTTCGACTGGATGTCGATGCTCAAGGATTTAAATTTCCCACATCAATCGCCGTTGTTCCCAACCCCGGAGACACACCGAATTCGCCGCTGTATTTTGTAACAGAAATCCGGGGACGCGTTAGGGTCGTCACCAGAAATCGTTCGGTCTACACCTTTGCAGAGAACTTTTTCAAACTGGAACCTACAGCAGAGCTTCCAAACGAGGAAGGTGAAATTGGAATGGCTGGACTATGCCTCGAACCAGTCAACGGGTATGTGTTTGTATCCTACGCCTATCAGGATGAGTTGGGGTATTACAGAAACGGA
This window encodes:
- a CDS encoding alpha/beta hydrolase — protein: MKVFLVIVGIVAAAFCVMVAYLYVNQRKILYFPQGLDRDWDHVKENTAFEYELNRDGNVLRGWLINPHNKKLLIYYGGNADEASQNIGQFKMLPSVATLLMNYRGYGDSDGAPTEKSIVEDALAIFDSVEDRFDSIVLIGRSLGSGVAVQVAGQRNVDRLILITPYDSIAAVGQGIYPWAPIALLIKDRFDSLKAAKDVSKPALFLIAENDTIIPQHHSRKLADNWQGEVEWVLIKEAAHNSIIEYPSYWETVRSYLSFE
- a CDS encoding SDR family NAD(P)-dependent oxidoreductase, which produces MTDKPLEGKVAIVTGSGKGIGRAIVKGYAAAGARVCVTARTAAQIDAVAFEINQAGGEAISIVCDITDPAAVKRMVDLTAETFGGLDLVFMNAGGCLESNSIMEADPQIWRDTIEVNLNSAFYTAQAVIPHLKVRGEGKIIIMGSGTGHKGHNRIAAYCAAKAGLWHFTRMLAEELITFNITVNELIPGIVHTKLAEGQEPERKLLDSLGGAHEYQKLPEDVVPLALHMATAPKYGPTAQSYSLTRRWL
- a CDS encoding leucine-rich repeat protein, translated to MQISIRTFPVIIILALILYSPSGVRAEQYGEFTYSLVAGNVTILDFNEEISGPIVIPESINGYPVSAIGDFAFDNCRLTLLTIPDSVITIGEGAFRNSRLSSPRARHNSFSILQENYLKTIRFPKLSLALDKRHSGFPN
- a CDS encoding leucine-rich repeat domain-containing protein; translation: MRQAAFRFSQLTTVQFPLGLSEIEDYAFSGCSKLTSISLPDTLTILGEGIFRDCFELMNLSIPEGIKNLGDEVFYNCWKLSAITIPESVERIGREAFRECRELTSVVVPNLVNFIGDGAFSFCLNLEQVDLPDRLDYLGRQVFMECQELATVSLPGILKTIQEETFKGCRNLLALDIPATVTEIGKAAFLGCHSLQSINIPQGVTVIRASTFGGCIGIAELSYTQTSLELKPLLFRDVQRWNSLNYQTIYHTWAKELLKDVKVYKPWRFLAG
- a CDS encoding amidohydrolase family protein, with protein sequence MHNYFSFLFLRPLALMFLLGIWVSCLNAAESIQAYVGAKLIPIEGKPIAVGVLLVQDGKIVAIGTAGEVDIPDGAVVHNVTGKVIMPGLICTHSHIGQGSGGDASAPIQPEVRVYDSINVRDSRIEKARAGGITTVNIMPGSGHLLSGQTVYLKLRDGNKVEDLFIYNEDGSIAGGIKMANGTNSRRDPPFPGTRSKSAALVREQYIKAQEYQAKLKAAADDPEKDPPDRDLGLDALVEVLEGKRVVHHHTHRHDDIITVLRLKEEFGFRLVLQHVSEAWKVADEIAAANVPCSIIYLDSPGGKLEARDIDWRNGAELEKRGVLTGFHTDDGVTDSRWFLRSAAFAVRAGMSREGALYGMTMAGAVMLDMGDRTGSLTVGKDADFIILSGDPLSVYTRIEETWVEGKKVFDLDEPQDRLWANGGYGAGTPRTLQLCCYEHLED
- a CDS encoding amidohydrolase family protein, with translation MNRITFLRIFSIGALLGNSVLSAELAVKAETIYTMDGEAISNGVILIDEGKFLEVGSAADVNIPNGWPTIEAVVVTPGLIDAHTTVGLSGMLNQAHDQEQVEKSSPIQPELRAIDAYNGRDELVDWIRNLGVTTVHTGHGPGSLISGQTMILKTVQQNISGNVIKPFAMITGSLGEDGINRDEKKSPGTRAKTIALLRAELIKTGEYLKKLDSAEEGKEPARDLRLEALGEVLQGNIPLLITAHRHQDIGAALRLAREFGFRLILDGASEAHLIIDDIKEAGVPVIVHPTMMRAGGDSENMTMEMAAILDREGIPFALQSGFESYVPKTRVVLFEAAMASSYGLPFEAALSSITISAAEILEIDDRVGSISVGKDADLALFDGDPFEYTTHCTGVVINGIIVKNTPQ
- a CDS encoding ammonia-forming cytochrome c nitrite reductase subunit c552; the protein is MLLVSYFLRVGLFFAGGCCLLMQVGCSSKKVEEPLILKTDSELAELFPESFRPNDLAWASPKVCAECHTATHDDWLKSHHAIANRLIDPEIDAAAFSVSPVKDEAGFEYDLTAEGDVFTIAQKNAPSTMPEGHDSPVIGVIGETPIRQYLVPTSKGRLQTQALTWDPSKKEWFNVFGDEDRRPTEWGHWSQQGMNWNTNCAYCHMTDFEKNYDMHKNEYKSTWLMQTVSCVQCHSGMEEHVKAARSGNYVTPATPANLQISMENCATCHARREELTANGFHAGERFFNHYRLTLPDAPGAYFPDGQALEEDYVYASFMMSRMGHKGITCMDCHNAHSGEPILPVQNNALCMRCHATGANESILIDPIAHSHHKEGSAGNSCIECHMPERVYMGRDSRRDHGFSSPDPQLTIDFGVPNTCSTCHSDQTTEWALEHVNNWYGDSTRRSHVQNRAKTLTEAHQGLPDSLAAVKSILAAEENVYWKTTWMRLLAQNAQDESVVELAQENFKHESPMLREASLTVLSQRQEQLETLQAALKDEALLVRNRAAEALMSQFDPTVPAFQEWEAYAEMNADRPGGSLRRAELALVQGDFPLAKKLTLQAVSFDKENPYLYYDAAILLSRAGDIRGALSILAEARKIGPEIALLAYSEGLLLAESGDYSGAEKAFVQAVGLDPNQARWWYNLAMIYAYMQEPQKAMGCISRAIELEPSNTDFLIYQQQLGAQLQR
- a CDS encoding leucine-rich repeat domain-containing protein, which produces MKELGGYVFNGCYNLERVSLSGSLTSIGLYTFARCTNLTKMIIPEGVTSLGGWAFFNCGNLSAIDLPDKLESIDIRAFWNCFSLTGFKIPPNVSSIGEHVFENCPGLERIYFFGDAPQLGSQAFNQVSPSAKIYYFEGKTGFTEPNWGGLPTQSIQQPSAATFWLIDQNLHHESELVNDPLNTGLPLLAYYALDLPLGQYRSPEPIVISDQAAYVFFGGREDVTYFVEISKDLVNWTSDGVVMTDPDVEGYRTASLNLIDGRCFVRFRFVQNS
- a CDS encoding sulfatase-like hydrolase/transferase translates to MSDRPNNFLFIFSDQHNKDFVGRKNPVFQTPNLDALAARGTAFDRAYTNCPICVPERASLATGRFVHQIGNWDNAHPYHGENESWHHVLRKNDVDVTVIGKLHFRCAEDDNGFTEEIDTLYVYEGGDLHGCIRDERAEVRDKRNEIKGAGSGTSTYLEYDARIATQAIDWLKSRVAAQNGKPWVLWVSFVCPHPPYIAPPKWFDYYADKELPRPPQMKQEDWNGHPALKVLRHLHGQEEPFTEEQIMNMNRAYTASISNLDENIGKVLNAISELGLEDSTNIVYSTDHGESRGSRGLFGKFTMYEESAGIPFLAAGPDYPKGQVSNIPVSLVDLYPTFVKNFGIERDPEDGRPGKALPDLLAESPEQRYVFSEYHALHFHHGIFMICDGRYKYIHYHNDPPELYDLKTDPLENCDLHNHSDYSEVEKRMKTKLHEILDPALVDQEAKASQAALIEANGGIEAVLKRGHFNNSPTPGEKANFTSH